The genomic DNA agtgcattccaaaagtattcagaccccttgactttttccactgttacattacagccttgttctaaaattgattaaattacaattacaatttagaaatgttttcaaacttataaaaaataaaaaacagaaataccttatttacatacgtcttcagaccctttgctatgagactcggaattgagctcaggtgcagcagttttccattgatcatccttgagatgtttctacaacttgattggagcccacctgtggtcaattcaattgattggacgttatttggaaaggcacacacacacacacgtctatataagatcccacagttgaaagtgcatgtcaggtcaaaaaccaagccataaggtcaaaggaattgttcgtagagctcagagacaggattgtgtcgaggcacagatctggggaagggtaccaaaaaacatttgcagtattgaaggtccccaagaacacagtggcctccatcattcttaaatggaagaagtttggaaccaccaagactctagagctggccacccagccaaaacTGAGCAActggggaagaagggccttggtcagggaagtgaccaagaacccgatggtcactctgacagagctctagagttcctctgtggtgatgggagaattttccagaaggacaaccatctctgcagcactccaccaatcagacctttatagtagagtggctagactgaagccactccgcagtaaaaggcacatgacagtgcgcttggagtttgccaaaaggcacctaaacactctcagaccatgagaaacaagattctatggtctgatgaaaccaagattgaactttttggcttgaatgccaagcatcacatttagaagaaacttggcaccatcctgacggtgaagcatggtggtggcagaatcatcctgtggggatgttttctgcgacagggactgggagactagtcaggatcgagggaaagatgaacggagcaaagtacagagagatccttaatgaaaacctgctccagcgagctcaggacctcagacaggacaattactctaagcacacagccaaaacaatacAGGAGTGCCTTCAGGActagtctttgaatgtccttgagtagcccagccagagcccagacttgaacagatcgaacatctctggagacctgaaaataggttgagaggatcttcagggaagaatgggagaaactccccaaatacaggtgcatcatacccaagaagactcaaggctgccaaaggtgcttcaacaaagtacagagtaaagggtatgaatacttacatACATTTGATATTTAAAATGCatgaatttgcaaacatttctaaaaaacagtttttgcttcgtcattatggggtattgtgtgtagattgataaaggaaaaaaacaaatcaattttagaataaggctgtaatgtaacaaaatgtggaaaaagtcaaggggtctgaatactttccgaatgcactgtatacttgTGAGCAAACATTCTATAACTGCAGGTGGTAGTAAAATCTGCAACATTGGCTTCATACCCATTCCAACAACACACTAAAGGTAATGAACAGTATGCCCCCTTTCAGAAAATTGACTCAGTGGAACTGTCCAATGCTCGGACAGCATAATGGGACATAAACAATGTTGAGATGTCTAAGACTATGGCTACTACCCATCCTTTCCGACCATGAAATTGTGTGTGGAAGAAAGGATTGATCTTCTAGTACCTGATCTCTTGCTGGGGGGCTCTCTGGCAGGTGGGGGTGGTCTGCCAACGCCTGGAAGTCCTGGAGATGGCGAGGGGGGTGGAGCAGGTGCATGATTGCGTCCGCTGTAGCTTCCGCCTGAGGTGTTCTTCTTGTGCAGAGAGTTGTGCCTCTGGGGAAGTTTCGGAGCCCCATCTCCACCATGGTCCCCCATGGGGCCCATGGAGTGCCTGTAAGGTGGGGGCGGAGGGGGCGCCGAGGACCCACCAGTGGGCGGCCGCGTGGAGGAAGGAGGCAGTCTTGATGAAGGAGGAGCGCCAGAACTGGGCGGAGCCGGGCCTTTTTGGGGCGGCGGGGGGAGGGGCTTCTCCCGGCTGTTACTGATGCCTACTGGGGCCTTTTGTTGCGGGGTTGACGGGACATTGCTGCGGTAACCACCTCGGTTAAATGGCGGGGGAGGAGCTGGGACGGATGTGCTGGGCTTCATGGCCCCTGTCGAAGAAGGTGGAGCTGATGTGCTATGTTTCATGCCTGAAGGAGGGGGCGGAGCTGAGCCTGAAGTACTGTGCTTCATGCCCCCACTGGAGGAGTGGGAGGAGCTGGCACTGGTTGAGGGGCGGGAgatgtcagggagagaggggtggtgggagcGCTGGGGCTCCGGTGGTGAAGGTTTATCACTTGGGGAGGGTTTGTCTCCTGGGGAAGGGGAGGTAGAGCGGCCTGGGGTGGGTCGGGGGGCTGCAGGTCTGGAGCCTGGGGGACGCAGGGCGGATCTGCCCACTGAGGCGTCTGGAAGGAAGGCATAGAAACACACATCTTAGAACACTATGCATAAATACACCCATTCACATCAAGATTCATAGCAAATGTAGAACATCTAGttgcctgggtgccagtctgtttctgcagTATATTTATAGTGGTGTATTTATATAGGGCCCTATTAAATCCATGTTGTGGAGAACGTGGACAGAATCCAGACAAAATGGAATTCAACAATAGTCAtaaaaaatgtattgaacttGAAAAAAAATGCATCAGTGATTCTGAATTTTCACTCAACCTTCTTCTGGTAGAGATGGAAAGGCTTTTCCAAGACGTTAAC from Oncorhynchus keta strain PuntledgeMale-10-30-2019 chromosome 10, Oket_V2, whole genome shotgun sequence includes the following:
- the LOC118389274 gene encoding WAS/WASL-interacting protein family member 2-like: MPVPPPPPPPPGLPPPSTSNQANTRAPKLNRDEAKGRGALLSDISKGARLKKVGVVNDRSAPIIEKPKESGGGCGRGGGSSGGSGGGPGGLFAGGMPKLRSVGAGDASVGRSALRPPGSRPAAPRPTPGRSTSPSPGDKPSPSDKPSPPEPQRSHHPSLPDISRPSTSASSSHSSSGGMKHSTSGSAPPPPSGMKHSTSAPPSSTGAMKPSTSVPAPPPPFNRGGYRSNVPSTPQQKAPVGISNSREKPLPPPPQKGPAPPSSGAPPSSRLPPSSTRPPTGGSSAPPPPPPYRHSMGPMGDHGGDGAPKLPQRHNSLHKKNTSGGSYSGRNHAPAPPPSPSPGLPGVGRPPPPAREPPSKRSGGLQSSCRNISRMINGKLLHLSSIPSLIAKGLKTYVNKPLLHPILGHEMGVVGTPLFPPPYRIHSAITPNTTSSEPPHHTRGPRPPPPPSSSSRTGPPPPPPPIRNGYSSSSKSNIEDFESKFDFHPVEDFPAPEEYRNFTKIYPSKSNKPGPGMIRGVPPAPPVAR